A window of the Miscanthus floridulus cultivar M001 chromosome 14, ASM1932011v1, whole genome shotgun sequence genome harbors these coding sequences:
- the LOC136502971 gene encoding uncharacterized mitochondrial protein AtMg00810-like, protein MAECKPCITLMEERLKLMKASTAAKVDATLYRSMIGGLRYLVHMRSDIAFTVGYVSRFMEDLREDHWTVVKWLLRYVKRMVDQGIIFPKTSGSRLQLTVFSDVDMAGDIDG, encoded by the coding sequence atggctgagtgcaagccatgcataactctgatggaggagcggctgaaactgatgaaggccagcaccgcggcgaaggtggatgcgacACTCTATCGGAGCATGAtcggcggtctacgctacctagtccacatgaggtcggacattgcgttcactgtgggctacgtcagtcgcttcatggaggatcttaGAGAGGATCACTGGACTGTGGTAAAGTGGCTACTACGCTACGTCAAGAGGAtggtggatcaagggatcattTTTCCCAAGACCAGCGGGAGTAGGCTacaactcactgtgttcagcgatgtagacatggcgggggacatcgatggatga